The Chloroflexota bacterium DNA window CTATGATTCGGGTCCCCGGGCGGCGGAAGTCTGCGGGATGAGGACCCAGGATATTGACTGGAAGCACAAGACCATCATGGTGACGGGCAAAGCCGGCAAGCAACGGCGAATAAGCATCGGGGCTCGCACCGCCGAGGCCATCGACCGCTATCTGCGCAAGCGGGGGGTAACGAGCGACATCTTGTGGCTGGCCAGCGGCCTCAAGCCCTTCACCACCAACGGCTTGCGAATGATGCTGAAAAGACGTTTTCAAGCCGCCGGAGTCCCCTTCCGGGGAGCCCATGCCTTCAGACGGGGCTTTGCCATGAGCTATCTTAGCGGCGGGGGGCAGGAGGGGGACCTGAAGGAACTGCGCGGCTGGGAAAGCTTCGCCATGGTCAGTCGCTATGCCCGGGGAAACGCTGCCGAGAGGGCCATAGACGCCCACAAGAAGTGCAGTCCCGGGGACCGCCTGAGGGTGCACTAAGCGAGGGATTTTGAAGCCAAAACGTGCCCCTTTGCACGTCCTGCATTATGTCAACAGGAGCTGACCACTCTCTTGATGAATGGGGGC harbors:
- a CDS encoding tyrosine-type recombinase/integrase is translated as MKQSIEQDSTRSGSLISRIIPGLGLPPLVEMEPDHLRYWFQSLYKKGNKPGSVSVRYRALNRFYNWAVREGEIAENPLDRVDPPHIPDEIQPWYRPEDVEKVLKAIGREGQRGIQVYQLRDTAIVLTLYDSGPRAAEVCGMRTQDIDWKHKTIMVTGKAGKQRRISIGARTAEAIDRYLRKRGVTSDILWLASGLKPFTTNGLRMMLKRRFQAAGVPFRGAHAFRRGFAMSYLSGGGQEGDLKELRGWESFAMVSRYARGNAAERAIDAHKKCSPGDRLRVH